One part of the Bacillota bacterium genome encodes these proteins:
- a CDS encoding alpha-N-arabinofuranosidase produces MIVDKDFVIGPVDPRLYGAFIEHLGRAVYGGIYDPDHPQADEQGWRRDVLELVRRLQVPVVRYPGGNFVSGYNWEDGIGPKEQRPRRLELAWRTIETNQVGVNEFCDWAKRANTEVMMAVNLGTRGVDAARNLVEYCNHPQGTYWSDLRRSHGYEAPHNIKLWCLGNEMDGPWQIGHKTADEYGRLAQETAKVMKWVDPEIELVVCGSSNRAMATFAEWEATVLEHTYDEVDYISLHTYYGNRDDDTPNFLARSLDMDDFIKSVIAICDYVKAKKRSKKVMHLSFDEWNVWYHSNDQDREIEPWSIAPPQLWDIYNMEDALVVGCMLITLLRHAHRVKIACLAQLVNVIAPIIAEENGPAWCQTIYYPFMHASLYGRGVVLNPIVDCARYDSKDFCDVPYLESIAVHDESTSALTIFAVNRHLESQLQLQADIRGFEGYEVVEHITMAHGDLKAVNSATNPREVAPTTQAGAKVVEGQVQAVLPKASWNVIRLAKISQ; encoded by the coding sequence ATGATCGTTGACAAGGACTTTGTAATCGGTCCCGTCGATCCCCGCTTGTACGGTGCCTTCATCGAGCATCTGGGCCGAGCAGTATATGGTGGGATTTATGATCCCGATCATCCCCAGGCCGATGAGCAGGGATGGCGCCGTGACGTTTTGGAACTAGTGAGAAGGTTACAGGTACCCGTTGTGCGCTATCCAGGAGGAAACTTTGTCTCTGGTTACAATTGGGAAGACGGCATTGGCCCCAAGGAGCAGCGTCCCCGCCGCTTGGAGTTGGCCTGGCGGACCATTGAAACCAACCAAGTGGGAGTCAATGAGTTTTGTGATTGGGCCAAGAGGGCCAATACCGAAGTAATGATGGCAGTGAACCTGGGTACCCGGGGAGTGGATGCCGCCCGCAATCTCGTGGAGTACTGTAACCATCCCCAGGGGACCTATTGGAGCGATCTGCGTCGGTCCCACGGTTACGAGGCTCCCCATAACATCAAACTGTGGTGCTTGGGTAACGAAATGGATGGACCATGGCAGATTGGACACAAGACCGCCGATGAGTACGGCCGCTTAGCCCAGGAAACCGCGAAGGTAATGAAGTGGGTTGACCCGGAGATTGAGCTGGTGGTCTGCGGCAGCTCCAATCGGGCGATGGCAACCTTTGCTGAGTGGGAAGCCACGGTCCTGGAGCATACCTACGATGAGGTAGATTACATTTCCCTGCATACCTACTACGGTAATCGGGACGATGATACCCCCAACTTCCTGGCTAGAAGCCTGGACATGGATGATTTCATCAAGTCGGTAATCGCCATTTGCGATTATGTCAAGGCGAAGAAGCGCAGCAAGAAAGTGATGCATCTGTCCTTTGACGAGTGGAATGTCTGGTACCACTCCAATGACCAGGATCGGGAAATTGAGCCCTGGTCCATAGCTCCGCCACAGCTGTGGGATATCTACAACATGGAAGATGCCCTCGTGGTGGGGTGCATGTTGATCACTTTGCTGCGACATGCCCATCGCGTAAAGATCGCCTGTCTGGCGCAGCTGGTCAATGTAATTGCTCCCATCATCGCCGAGGAGAATGGCCCGGCCTGGTGTCAGACGATTTACTATCCCTTCATGCACGCATCCTTGTACGGTCGGGGAGTGGTCCTCAATCCCATCGTCGACTGTGCCCGGTACGACAGTAAGGACTTCTGCGATGTTCCTTACCTGGAATCCATCGCTGTCCATGACGAATCTACATCCGCGTTGACCATCTTTGCTGTTAACCGCCACCTGGAGTCCCAGCTGCAGCTGCAAGCTGACATTCGGGGATTTGAAGGATATGAAGTTGTGGAGCATATTACCATGGCCCATGGTGATTTGAAGGCCGTCAACTCCGCGACCAATCCCAGGGAAGTGGCACCGACAACACAGGCCGGGGCTAAGGTAGTGGAGGGTCAGGTCCAGGCTGTACTTCCCAAGGCTTCTTGGAATGTGATTCGGTTGGCAAAGATTTCGCAGTAG